From one [Ruminococcus] lactaris ATCC 29176 genomic stretch:
- the spoVG gene encoding septation regulator SpoVG: MQITDVRVRRVAKEGKLKAVVSITIDDEFVVHDIKVIEGEKGLFIAMPSKKAMDGEYRDIAHPINSGTREKIQSTILGRYEEALEKEPEEEVQEA; this comes from the coding sequence ATGCAGATTACAGATGTACGTGTGCGGAGAGTAGCAAAAGAGGGGAAACTGAAAGCTGTAGTTTCTATTACGATCGATGATGAATTTGTAGTTCATGATATCAAGGTCATCGAAGGTGAAAAGGGCTTGTTCATTGCGATGCCGAGTAAGAAGGCAATGGATGGAGAGTACCGGGATATTGCACACCCGATCAATTCGGGAACAAGGGAAAAAATCCAGTCAACGATCCTCGGAAGATATGAAGAAGCTCTGGAAAAGGAACCTGAAGAGGAAGTACAAGAGGCATAA
- a CDS encoding RluA family pseudouridine synthase gives MSLSKIPRILFEDQEILVCHKPSGVPAQTNRIGTPDLVSILKNHLRKESRSPYLALIHRLDQPVEGLMVFAKTPRSAKELSRQLTTSGFGKYYLAVAEGVPSEAEADLTDYLVKDARSNTSHICSKDTPQAKIAKLHYKVLAAGTTADGSSCSLLKIHLDTGRHHQIRVQMAHMGHPLIGDRKYNLTGTSSPKLLLCAFRLSFRHPVTGKKMEFTLPVPEEYPLSAGKVL, from the coding sequence ATGTCATTATCTAAAATTCCCCGGATTCTTTTTGAAGATCAGGAAATTCTGGTCTGCCATAAGCCTTCCGGTGTTCCTGCACAGACGAACCGAATCGGAACGCCTGACCTGGTCAGTATTTTAAAAAATCATCTCAGGAAAGAATCCCGTTCACCTTATCTCGCCCTGATTCACCGGCTGGATCAGCCTGTAGAGGGACTGATGGTTTTTGCCAAGACTCCCCGGTCCGCCAAAGAGCTTTCCCGACAGTTGACAACTTCCGGTTTCGGCAAATATTACCTTGCAGTGGCAGAGGGAGTTCCTTCTGAAGCAGAAGCGGATCTGACCGATTATCTTGTAAAAGATGCACGCTCAAATACCTCTCACATCTGCTCCAAAGATACACCGCAGGCAAAGATTGCAAAACTTCATTATAAGGTACTTGCAGCCGGAACGACTGCTGACGGCAGTTCCTGTTCCTTGCTTAAAATTCATCTGGATACCGGCAGGCATCATCAGATCCGTGTTCAAATGGCACATATGGGACATCCGTTGATCGGTGACCGGAAATATAACCTGACAGGAACTTCCTCCCCGAAGCTGCTCCTCTGTGCATTCCGGCTCAGTTTCCGCCATCCTGTAACAGGTAAAAAAATGGAATTTACACTGCCGGTTCCGGAAGAATATCCGCTGTCTGCGGGGAAAGTCCTTTAA